Proteins from a single region of Verrucosispora sp. NA02020:
- a CDS encoding sensor histidine kinase has protein sequence MTTPPGPPTAAGSPTAPPGPPTAAGSPTAPPGPPAAAGSPTAPAVRPESAAVGSVDPSDRTRRPARRDVLVAAVVWVLDLALFSTAGSDLGRAGPDGSTLLLVAFAALAPVALLWRRRAPVTVFALVWALGLVGTALVPGYQPVLGVLVALYAVGAHAPADRAWATVPALGPYLVIAANEAWLAGREDAGRRTAVFVGLALVYATVVAGTWALGRWAGSNRRRLAAAERLRVVEAQRAVTDERARISRELHDIVAHSVTVMLLQAGGARRIVTTDPDRAGQALAHIEQAGRQAVEELRRMLAVIAPGDPPAPVEDRHPGPADLDDLVVRMRDAGLPVTLTVDGPPRPVDASVGLAAYRTVQEALTNAARYAGPQATATVRLTWGDDLEVEVRDTGGTPSGGLPSTGRGLLGLRERVAVVGGELAAGPLPGEGFRVYARLPLRALSTAAVTS, from the coding sequence ATGACCACCCCGCCCGGCCCGCCGACCGCCGCCGGGTCACCGACCGCACCGCCCGGCCCGCCGACCGCCGCCGGGTCACCGACCGCACCGCCCGGCCCGCCGGCTGCCGCCGGGTCACCGACCGCACCGGCCGTCCGGCCCGAGTCGGCGGCGGTCGGGAGCGTGGACCCGTCGGACCGTACCCGCCGACCGGCCCGGCGGGACGTCCTGGTCGCGGCGGTGGTCTGGGTGCTCGACCTGGCGCTCTTCTCCACCGCCGGCTCCGACCTGGGTCGGGCCGGACCCGACGGTTCGACGCTGCTGCTGGTGGCCTTCGCGGCGCTCGCCCCGGTCGCCCTGCTCTGGCGTCGCCGGGCGCCGGTCACCGTGTTCGCGCTGGTCTGGGCACTCGGCCTGGTCGGCACCGCGCTGGTTCCCGGCTACCAGCCGGTGCTCGGCGTGCTGGTGGCCCTCTACGCGGTGGGTGCCCACGCGCCGGCCGACCGCGCCTGGGCCACCGTCCCGGCACTGGGGCCGTACCTGGTCATCGCCGCCAACGAGGCGTGGCTGGCGGGACGGGAGGACGCCGGCCGGCGTACCGCCGTCTTCGTCGGGCTCGCCCTGGTCTATGCCACGGTCGTCGCCGGCACGTGGGCGCTGGGCCGGTGGGCCGGCAGCAACCGGCGGCGACTCGCCGCCGCCGAGCGGCTGCGGGTGGTCGAGGCGCAGCGGGCGGTCACCGACGAGCGGGCCCGGATCTCCCGCGAGCTGCACGACATCGTCGCGCACAGCGTCACGGTGATGCTGTTGCAGGCCGGTGGCGCCCGCCGGATCGTGACGACCGACCCGGACCGGGCCGGTCAGGCGCTGGCCCACATCGAGCAGGCCGGCCGGCAGGCCGTCGAGGAACTGCGGCGGATGCTCGCCGTCATCGCGCCCGGCGACCCGCCGGCCCCCGTCGAGGACCGGCATCCCGGGCCCGCCGATCTCGACGACCTGGTCGTCCGGATGCGGGACGCCGGACTGCCGGTGACCCTGACCGTCGACGGCCCGCCGCGACCGGTGGACGCGAGCGTGGGCCTGGCCGCCTACCGCACGGTGCAGGAGGCGCTGACCAACGCCGCCCGGTACGCCGGCCCGCAGGCCACCGCCACCGTGCGGCTCACCTGGGGCGACGACCTGGAGGTCGAGGTCCGCGACACCGGCGGCACGCCGTCGGGCGGGCTGCCGTCCACCGGTCGGGGCCTGCTCGGCCTGCGTGAGCGTGTCGCCGTGGTCGGCGGCGAGCTGGCCGCCGGGCCGCTGCCGGGCGAGGGCTTCCGGGTGTACGCGCGCCTGCCGCTGCGCGCCCTGTCGACCGCGGCGGTGACCTCCTGA
- the dgoD gene encoding galactonate dehydratase, with protein MTTIARVETFLVAPRWLFVRVETTDGIVGWGEATCEGRSETVRTAVEQLSELLVGQDALRIEDHWQVMTKGSFYRGGAILASAVAGLDQALWDIAGKRYGAPVHQLLGGPVRDRIRVYGWVGGDEPSEVRDHIAARVESGLTAVKMNASGRMSPLASVAELDAVVQRVAAAREVLGDERDVAVDFHGRFTLANARRVAPLLEPFRPLFLEEPVVPENSHLIGEFVRSTSTPVSTGERLYNRQEFLPVLQAGIAVAQPDLAHAGGITEVRKIAALAETFDVQLAPHCPLGPIALAACLQVGFATPNYLIQEQSIGIHYNLGAEVLDYCVDQQPLTFVDGYVQRLTAPGLGIEIDEQAVRAADKRGHAWRSPMFRHPDGSYAEW; from the coding sequence CCCGCGTCGAGACCTTCCTCGTCGCACCCCGTTGGCTGTTCGTCCGGGTGGAGACCACCGACGGCATCGTCGGCTGGGGCGAGGCCACCTGCGAGGGCCGCTCGGAGACCGTCCGCACCGCCGTCGAGCAGCTCTCCGAGCTGCTCGTCGGGCAGGACGCGCTGCGCATCGAGGACCACTGGCAGGTGATGACCAAGGGCTCCTTCTATCGCGGCGGGGCGATCCTGGCCAGCGCCGTCGCCGGCCTGGACCAGGCGCTGTGGGACATCGCCGGCAAGCGGTACGGTGCGCCCGTGCACCAGTTGCTCGGCGGACCCGTCCGGGACCGGATCCGGGTCTACGGCTGGGTCGGCGGTGACGAACCCAGCGAGGTCCGTGACCACATCGCCGCGCGGGTCGAGTCGGGTCTGACCGCGGTCAAGATGAACGCGTCCGGGCGGATGAGCCCACTGGCCTCCGTCGCCGAACTCGACGCGGTGGTGCAGCGGGTCGCCGCCGCCCGCGAGGTGCTCGGCGACGAGCGGGACGTGGCGGTGGACTTCCACGGCCGGTTCACCCTGGCCAACGCCCGTCGGGTCGCGCCGCTGCTGGAGCCGTTCCGGCCGCTGTTCCTGGAGGAGCCGGTGGTGCCGGAGAACTCCCACCTGATCGGCGAGTTCGTCCGCTCCACCAGCACGCCGGTCTCCACCGGGGAGCGGCTGTACAACCGGCAGGAGTTCCTCCCGGTGCTCCAGGCCGGCATCGCGGTGGCCCAGCCGGACCTCGCGCACGCCGGTGGCATCACCGAGGTACGCAAGATCGCCGCGCTGGCCGAGACGTTCGACGTGCAGCTCGCCCCGCACTGCCCGCTCGGGCCGATCGCGCTGGCCGCCTGCCTCCAGGTCGGCTTCGCCACGCCGAACTACCTGATCCAGGAGCAGAGCATCGGCATCCACTACAACCTCGGGGCCGAGGTGCTGGACTACTGCGTCGACCAGCAGCCGCTGACCTTCGTCGACGGGTACGTGCAGCGACTCACCGCACCGGGGCTGGGCATCGAGATCGACGAGCAGGCGGTGCGGGCGGCCGACAAGCGCGGCCACGCCTGGCGCAGCCCGATGTTCCGGCACCCCGACGGCTCCTACGCGGAATGGTGA
- a CDS encoding sugar kinase, with protein MTEPRRDLLTVGEALVSLRSSGPLAAGGPLRMHLAGAESNVAIGVARLGHRAAWAGRVSDDELGEFVLRQLRAEGVDTADVWRDPERPPGVMFLERRTADVSRVRYLRAGSAGAALDVDDLRAPLAAGARLLHLSGITPALSDSARAAVSWAVRTAAESGIPVSLDVNYRAGLWSREEARTTLTPLAGYASVVVASTDELDLVAEAGADEHGAAADLLRRGVSTVLVKLGADGVRAYTVDGVEHVPAVPVTAVDTVGAGDAFTAGYLSGHLDGLDLTDRLRRAVALGAFAVAGHGDWEGLPRRDELSLITGSAAGTTLR; from the coding sequence ATGACCGAGCCTCGGCGGGATCTGCTCACCGTCGGTGAGGCGCTGGTGTCGTTGCGGTCCTCCGGTCCGCTGGCGGCCGGCGGCCCGTTGCGCATGCACCTCGCCGGCGCCGAGTCCAACGTGGCCATCGGTGTGGCGCGACTCGGGCACCGGGCGGCCTGGGCCGGCCGGGTCAGCGACGACGAGTTGGGCGAGTTCGTGCTGCGGCAGTTGCGGGCCGAGGGCGTCGACACCGCCGACGTCTGGCGGGACCCGGAGCGCCCGCCCGGCGTGATGTTCCTGGAGCGGCGGACCGCCGACGTGTCCCGGGTGCGCTACCTCCGGGCCGGTTCGGCGGGCGCGGCGCTCGACGTCGACGACCTGCGCGCTCCGCTCGCCGCCGGTGCCCGCCTGCTGCACCTGAGCGGGATCACCCCGGCGCTCTCCGACAGTGCGCGGGCTGCGGTGAGCTGGGCGGTCCGCACGGCGGCCGAGTCCGGCATCCCGGTCAGCCTGGACGTCAACTACCGGGCCGGGCTGTGGTCCCGGGAGGAGGCTCGGACGACCCTGACCCCGCTCGCCGGGTACGCCTCGGTCGTCGTGGCCTCCACCGACGAACTGGACCTGGTCGCCGAGGCCGGGGCCGACGAACACGGTGCCGCCGCCGACCTGCTCCGGCGGGGGGTGTCGACGGTGCTGGTCAAGCTCGGTGCTGACGGCGTCCGCGCGTACACCGTGGACGGTGTGGAGCACGTCCCGGCGGTGCCGGTCACCGCCGTCGACACCGTCGGTGCGGGTGACGCGTTCACCGCCGGCTATCTTTCCGGGCATCTGGACGGGCTGGACCTGACCGACCGGCTCCGGCGCGCGGTGGCGCTCGGGGCGTTCGCGGTCGCCGGACACGGCGACTGGGAGGGCCTACCCCGCCGCGACGAGTTGTCCCTGATCACCGGCAGCGCCGCCGGCACCACCCTTCGCTGA
- a CDS encoding long-chain fatty acid--CoA ligase — MRETAVDPIVGGEDGSLADRVWRNAAEDPDAVQFVRPDPDPRSWPVRRSGRGGPLPVTCRQFRDDVLALARGFLAVGVAHGDRVGLLSRTRYEWTVVDYALWSVGAVTVPIYDTSSTDQIRWILGDSGAVGCVVETADHAATVTGLRPDLPELRQTWRIDAGDLITLTAQGRAVDADEVDRRRAAVTGRDIATIVYTSGTTGAPKGCVLTHRNISTDIGNATAVLPDVLHPGASTVLFLPLAHAFARLIQVGMVHTRATMVHSADMSGVLDQLRRFRPTFILTVPRMFEKMYDQARQTAQDGHRGAVFTLAEKVAVRYSRALDRAGGPGLPLRLAHRVFDLVGYRRLRATLGGRCRLAIVGGAPLGERLGHFFRGAGLTVLEGYGLTETSPALAANLPTAIRIGTVGRPLPGVRVRIADDGEIHVRSEVVFPGYWNNPEATRAAMTDDGWLRTGDLGRLDDDGYLRITGRTKEIMVTAAGKNVAPAPIEELIRAHPLVSQSMLVGDGRPYVSALVTVDPQAWLRWRESHGHSGASLASLRDDPGLRGEIQHAIDDANRTVSRAEQVKTFRILARDLTEDDGELTPTLKIKRNTVESHFADDISALYHQP, encoded by the coding sequence GTGCGGGAGACAGCGGTTGATCCGATCGTCGGCGGCGAGGACGGCAGCCTGGCCGACCGGGTGTGGCGCAACGCGGCGGAGGATCCGGACGCCGTGCAGTTCGTACGCCCCGACCCCGACCCCCGCTCCTGGCCGGTACGGCGCTCCGGGCGGGGCGGCCCGCTGCCGGTGACCTGCCGGCAGTTCCGCGACGACGTGCTGGCACTGGCCCGGGGCTTCCTCGCGGTCGGCGTCGCGCACGGCGACCGGGTGGGGCTGCTCAGCCGGACCCGGTACGAGTGGACCGTGGTCGACTACGCGCTCTGGTCCGTCGGTGCGGTCACCGTGCCGATCTACGACACCTCCAGCACCGACCAGATCCGGTGGATCCTCGGCGACTCGGGCGCGGTCGGCTGTGTGGTGGAGACCGCGGACCACGCCGCGACCGTCACCGGACTGCGGCCGGACCTGCCCGAGCTGCGGCAGACGTGGCGCATCGACGCGGGCGACCTGATCACGTTGACGGCCCAGGGGCGGGCCGTCGACGCCGACGAGGTGGACCGGCGGCGTGCGGCCGTGACCGGTCGTGACATCGCCACCATCGTCTACACCAGCGGCACCACCGGCGCGCCGAAGGGCTGCGTCCTGACCCACCGCAACATCTCCACCGACATCGGCAACGCCACCGCCGTGCTGCCCGACGTGCTGCACCCCGGCGCGTCGACGGTGCTGTTCCTGCCGCTGGCGCACGCCTTCGCCCGGCTCATCCAGGTCGGCATGGTGCACACCCGGGCCACCATGGTGCACAGCGCCGACATGTCCGGCGTGCTCGACCAGCTCCGCCGGTTCCGGCCCACGTTCATCCTCACCGTGCCCCGGATGTTCGAGAAGATGTACGACCAGGCCCGGCAGACCGCGCAGGACGGCCACCGCGGCGCGGTGTTCACGCTCGCCGAGAAGGTGGCCGTGCGGTACAGCCGGGCCCTGGACCGCGCGGGCGGGCCCGGACTGCCGCTGCGCCTGGCCCACCGGGTGTTCGACCTCGTCGGGTACCGCCGGCTGCGGGCCACCCTCGGCGGGCGGTGCCGGTTGGCGATCGTCGGCGGGGCGCCGCTGGGGGAGCGGCTCGGACACTTCTTCCGGGGCGCGGGCCTCACCGTGCTGGAGGGGTACGGGCTGACCGAGACCTCGCCGGCACTCGCGGCCAACCTGCCGACCGCGATCCGTATCGGCACGGTGGGTCGGCCGCTGCCCGGGGTCCGCGTCCGCATCGCCGACGACGGGGAGATCCACGTCCGCAGCGAGGTGGTGTTCCCGGGGTACTGGAACAATCCCGAGGCCACCCGGGCGGCGATGACCGACGACGGGTGGCTGCGTACCGGTGACCTCGGTCGACTCGACGACGACGGTTACCTGCGGATCACCGGCCGGACGAAGGAGATCATGGTCACCGCGGCGGGCAAGAACGTCGCGCCCGCCCCGATCGAGGAACTCATCCGCGCGCATCCCCTGGTCAGCCAGTCGATGCTGGTCGGCGACGGCCGCCCGTACGTCTCCGCGCTGGTCACCGTCGATCCGCAGGCGTGGCTGCGGTGGCGGGAGAGTCACGGGCACTCCGGAGCCTCGCTGGCGTCCCTGCGTGACGACCCGGGTCTGCGCGGCGAGATCCAGCACGCCATCGACGACGCCAACCGCACGGTCTCCCGCGCCGAACAGGTCAAGACCTTCCGCATCCTGGCCCGGGACCTGACCGAGGACGACGGCGAACTGACCCCCACCCTCAAGATCAAGAGAAACACCGTCGAGTCCCACTTCGCCGACGACATCTCCGCCCTCTACCACCAACCCTGA
- a CDS encoding gluconokinase, with product MTGDLPTRHIVVMGVSGAGKTTVAHGVAALTGLVFAEADEFHSEANVARMRAGVPLDDDARWPWLRALAGWMADRHREGVSTVLACSALKRSYRDVLRQGPPSVDFVHLDGPTETIRQRMSLRADHYMPPSLLDSQTATLEPLWRDERGVVLDLQLTTGELIESAVRRLGLPVRDLATGVPVVAEPPA from the coding sequence ATGACTGGTGACCTACCGACCCGGCACATCGTGGTGATGGGGGTGTCGGGCGCGGGCAAGACGACCGTGGCCCACGGCGTCGCCGCGCTGACCGGGCTGGTGTTCGCCGAGGCCGACGAGTTCCACTCGGAGGCCAACGTGGCGCGGATGCGGGCGGGCGTACCCCTGGACGACGACGCACGGTGGCCGTGGCTGCGGGCCCTGGCCGGATGGATGGCCGACCGGCACCGGGAGGGCGTGTCGACGGTGCTGGCCTGCTCGGCGTTGAAGCGCTCCTACCGGGACGTGCTGCGGCAGGGCCCGCCGAGCGTCGACTTCGTCCATCTCGACGGACCGACCGAGACCATCCGGCAACGGATGTCGTTGCGCGCCGACCACTACATGCCGCCGAGCCTGCTGGACTCGCAGACCGCGACGCTGGAACCGCTCTGGCGGGACGAGCGTGGCGTGGTGCTCGACCTGCAACTCACCACCGGTGAGCTGATCGAGTCGGCGGTACGGCGACTCGGCCTGCCGGTGCGTGACCTGGCCACCGGCGTACCCGTGGTGGCCGAGCCTCCGGCGTAA
- a CDS encoding bifunctional 4-hydroxy-2-oxoglutarate aldolase/2-dehydro-3-deoxy-phosphogluconate aldolase: MTFDITAELTRSRMLAIIRGTDTAAAIATGTALLAEGVRVVEVALTTPGALDVIAAIRADAPADTFVGAGTVLTVADVADVSAAGAQFVVTPAVVESIAEAARRGLPVAAGALSPTEAYTAVRSGASVVKLFPASVGGPSYLKALRDPFPDIPFVAVGGVGLAELPGYLAVGAIAVGVGGPLVGDAASGGDLDALRDRARRFLDAVR, from the coding sequence ATGACCTTCGACATCACCGCCGAACTCACCCGGTCCCGGATGCTGGCCATCATCCGGGGCACCGACACCGCCGCCGCCATCGCCACCGGCACCGCCCTGCTGGCCGAGGGCGTACGCGTGGTGGAGGTGGCCCTGACCACCCCGGGTGCGCTCGACGTCATCGCGGCCATCCGGGCCGACGCCCCGGCCGACACGTTCGTCGGCGCCGGCACGGTGCTCACCGTCGCCGACGTCGCCGACGTGTCGGCGGCCGGCGCGCAGTTCGTGGTGACGCCGGCCGTGGTCGAGTCGATCGCCGAGGCGGCCAGGCGTGGTCTGCCGGTCGCGGCCGGCGCGCTGAGCCCCACCGAGGCGTACACGGCGGTGCGGTCGGGGGCGAGCGTGGTCAAACTCTTCCCGGCCTCGGTCGGCGGGCCCTCGTACCTCAAAGCGCTGCGCGACCCGTTCCCGGACATCCCGTTCGTCGCGGTCGGCGGGGTCGGCCTGGCCGAGCTGCCCGGCTACCTGGCGGTCGGCGCGATCGCCGTCGGCGTGGGCGGTCCGCTGGTGGGCGACGCCGCCTCCGGCGGAGACCTCGACGCCCTGCGCGACCGGGCCCGCCGCTTCCTCGACGCGGTGCGGTGA
- the manD gene encoding D-mannonate dehydratase ManD produces the protein MKIVAADVIVSSPDRNFVTLKITTEDGITGLGDGTLNGRELSVASYLRDHVVPLLIGRDAHRVEDAWQFLYRSAYWRRGPVTMAAIAAVDVALWDIKAKAAGMPLYQLLGGASRNGIMAYGHASGRDLPELFDSIRAHLDQGYRSIRVQTSVPGINAVYGVAAQPSTGGKRYDYEPAQRTPLPAEEDWDTRAYMRHLPGVFEAVRNEFGPELPLLHDGHHRMTPIQAAKLGKSLEPYDLFWLEDCTPAENQEALRLVRHHTTTPLAIGEIFNTVWDYQTLIREQLIDYVRSAVTHTGGITAMRKLLDFAAQYQIKSGIHGPTDISPVGMAAALHLDLAIHNFGIQEYMRHGPLTNEVFRQSFTFDDGYLHPGEQPGIGVELDEEAAARYPYQPAYLPFNRLMDGTVHDW, from the coding sequence GTGAAGATCGTCGCTGCAGACGTCATCGTCTCCAGTCCGGACCGCAACTTCGTCACCTTGAAGATCACAACCGAGGATGGCATCACCGGCCTGGGCGACGGCACACTCAACGGGCGTGAACTCTCGGTCGCCTCGTACCTGCGCGACCACGTCGTCCCGCTGCTGATCGGCCGGGACGCGCACCGCGTCGAGGACGCCTGGCAGTTCCTCTACCGCTCGGCGTACTGGCGGCGGGGACCGGTGACCATGGCGGCCATCGCCGCGGTGGACGTGGCGCTCTGGGACATCAAGGCCAAGGCCGCCGGGATGCCGCTCTACCAGTTGCTCGGCGGTGCGTCCCGCAACGGCATCATGGCGTACGGGCACGCGTCGGGGCGGGACCTGCCGGAGCTGTTCGACTCGATCCGGGCCCACCTCGACCAGGGTTACCGGTCGATCCGGGTGCAGACGTCGGTGCCCGGCATCAACGCCGTGTACGGGGTCGCCGCGCAGCCCAGCACCGGCGGCAAGCGGTACGACTACGAGCCGGCCCAGCGCACCCCGCTGCCGGCCGAGGAGGACTGGGACACCCGGGCGTACATGCGTCACCTGCCCGGGGTCTTCGAGGCGGTCCGCAACGAGTTCGGTCCGGAACTGCCGCTGCTGCACGACGGCCACCACCGGATGACCCCGATCCAGGCCGCCAAGCTGGGCAAGTCCCTGGAGCCGTACGACCTGTTCTGGCTGGAGGACTGCACCCCGGCGGAGAACCAGGAGGCGCTGCGGCTGGTGCGTCACCACACCACCACGCCGCTGGCCATCGGCGAGATCTTCAACACCGTGTGGGACTACCAGACCCTGATCCGGGAGCAGCTCATCGACTACGTGCGCTCCGCCGTCACCCACACCGGTGGCATCACGGCGATGCGCAAGCTGCTCGACTTCGCCGCGCAGTACCAGATCAAGTCCGGTATCCACGGCCCCACCGACATCTCGCCGGTCGGCATGGCCGCCGCCCTGCACCTGGACCTGGCCATCCACAACTTCGGCATCCAGGAGTACATGCGGCACGGTCCGCTCACCAACGAGGTGTTCCGTCAGTCGTTCACCTTCGACGACGGTTACCTGCACCCGGGTGAGCAGCCCGGCATCGGTGTCGAACTCGACGAGGAGGCCGCCGCGCGCTACCCGTACCAGCCGGCCTACCTGCCGTTCAACCGGCTGATGGACGGCACGGTCCATGACTGGTGA